A window of bacterium contains these coding sequences:
- a CDS encoding MBL fold metallo-hydrolase, protein MKLKWLGHSSFLITAEDKTTILTDPYEPGGYNGALTYGAFTEPVDIVTISHDTHPDHGYTQALIGKPTIVKSAGTLTVKGINIKGIASYHDNAKGRERGSNIIFVITVDNVKVCHCGDLGHILSPADAVLIGSIDVLLLPVGGYFTINATEATQVADRLQPKLIIPMHYKTEKCAFPIAPVADFLKGKQNIRREKSSEIEITSKTLPALPEIVVLQHAL, encoded by the coding sequence ATGAAACTTAAATGGCTTGGACATAGTTCTTTTCTGATAACTGCAGAAGATAAAACTACAATATTAACTGACCCATATGAACCTGGCGGATACAATGGTGCGTTAACCTATGGCGCATTTACTGAGCCAGTTGATATTGTTACAATTAGTCATGACACTCATCCCGACCACGGGTATACTCAAGCATTGATTGGAAAACCGACTATTGTTAAATCCGCGGGAACACTAACTGTTAAAGGGATTAATATTAAGGGGATTGCATCCTACCATGATAATGCAAAAGGACGTGAGCGCGGGAGTAATATTATTTTCGTTATCACAGTAGATAATGTTAAAGTATGCCATTGTGGCGATTTAGGACATATTCTTAGTCCAGCAGATGCGGTATTAATCGGTTCGATCGATGTATTATTACTTCCAGTAGGAGGTTATTTCACCATCAATGCAACTGAAGCAACTCAAGTCGCTGACCGATTACAACCAAAACTCATTATTCCGATGCATTACAAAACTGAAAAATGCGCATTCCCGATCGCACCAGTCGCTGATTTCTTAAAAGGCAAGCAAAACATCCGAAGAGAAAAATCGTCTGAAATTGAAATCACATCTAAAACCTTACCTGCGCTACCGGAAATAGTTGTCTTACAACACGCATTATAA
- the nifV gene encoding homocitrate synthase, with product MVNREEWNETPVETTKDSWNLDEEAATRIERPRKKTTIDSKVRIVDTTLRDGEQTAGIVFQPEEKIHIAQLLDKAGVYQIEVGVPAMGGDEQETIKKIVSLGLKSSIMTWNRVVISDIEASISCGVDAVAISVPTSDIHIEHKLRKNRTWVLDNFARAVDFAKSHQLYVSANAEDASRTELEYLIECVKVARDAGADRFRFCDTVGMLDPYETYRRIKILTDVVGLPIEMHTHNDFGMATANALSGVRAGANYVGVTVNGLGERAGNAPLEEVVMALKYILNIDTGFQLTMLRELCEYVAKASGREIWASKPIIGKNIFLYEVATTIDGVLKEPTTYEVFSPAEIGAVRQISIGKHSGTSAIKAKFKEFGITLDDKLAGKIIELVRKKAVQEKRDLFDKELMLIYYSVVGVPRE from the coding sequence ATGGTTAACCGCGAAGAATGGAATGAAACACCGGTCGAAACAACAAAAGATAGCTGGAATCTTGATGAAGAAGCTGCGACTCGAATTGAACGACCGCGCAAAAAAACTACTATTGATTCAAAAGTAAGAATAGTTGATACAACGTTACGCGATGGCGAACAAACCGCGGGAATTGTTTTCCAGCCGGAAGAGAAAATCCATATCGCACAGCTGCTTGATAAAGCAGGGGTGTATCAAATTGAAGTCGGCGTGCCAGCGATGGGCGGCGACGAACAGGAAACAATTAAGAAGATAGTCAGCCTAGGATTGAAATCGAGCATTATGACCTGGAACCGCGTGGTGATTTCTGATATCGAAGCATCAATATCCTGCGGGGTAGATGCGGTAGCAATTTCAGTTCCGACGTCTGATATCCATATCGAACATAAATTGCGGAAAAACCGTACCTGGGTTTTGGATAATTTCGCTCGAGCCGTCGATTTTGCAAAAAGCCATCAGCTTTATGTTTCTGCAAATGCTGAAGATGCATCGCGAACTGAATTAGAATATCTTATTGAATGCGTTAAAGTTGCACGAGATGCTGGTGCCGACCGATTTCGGTTCTGTGATACTGTAGGTATGCTTGACCCATATGAAACCTATCGACGAATAAAAATTCTCACTGATGTTGTCGGCTTACCGATAGAAATGCATACGCATAACGACTTCGGCATGGCAACTGCGAATGCGTTATCCGGGGTTCGTGCTGGCGCCAATTACGTTGGGGTAACGGTAAATGGATTAGGTGAACGCGCCGGAAACGCGCCGTTAGAAGAAGTGGTAATGGCGTTAAAATATATTCTAAACATTGATACCGGTTTTCAGTTAACCATGCTCCGCGAATTATGTGAATATGTAGCGAAAGCTTCCGGTCGAGAAATCTGGGCTAGTAAACCGATTATTGGAAAAAATATTTTTCTTTATGAAGTAGCGACAACGATTGATGGTGTTCTGAAAGAACCAACGACGTATGAAGTGTTTTCTCCGGCTGAAATCGGTGCAGTTCGACAAATTTCGATTGGGAAACATTCTGGAACCAGCGCTATTAAAGCAAAGTTTAAAGAATTCGGAATCACTCTTGATGATAAACTCGCTGGAAAAATTATTGAGTTAGTACGGAAAAAAGCGGTGCAAGAAAAACGGGATCTGTTTGATAAAGAATTAATGCTTATATACTATTCGGTTGTCGGTGTTCCGAGAGAGTAA
- a CDS encoding fumarate hydratase has translation MREISSTEIINAVAELCIKSNYLLPQDILTALQRGREQEESLLGKEVFEQLIENARIAEAEQYPICQDTGLTVIFIELGQEVHITGGNLNDAINAGVRKGYQEGYLRKSIVEHPFQRNNTGDNTPAIIHTFIVPGDKLKIIVVPKGGGSENMSALKMLKPSDGIDGVKNFVVETVRAAGSNPCPPIIVGVGIGGNFEMSAILAKKALLREIGQHNPEPDIAKLESELLTLVNQTGVGPEGLGGRITALAVNVEIHPCHIASLPVAINIQCHAARHQEIIL, from the coding sequence ATGCGAGAAATATCATCCACCGAGATTATTAATGCTGTAGCTGAACTGTGTATTAAATCAAACTATTTGCTTCCACAGGATATCCTGACCGCATTGCAGCGTGGTCGAGAACAAGAAGAATCTCTTTTAGGGAAAGAAGTTTTTGAGCAATTAATCGAGAATGCGCGCATCGCTGAAGCCGAGCAATATCCTATCTGTCAAGATACGGGATTAACCGTTATTTTCATCGAACTCGGACAAGAAGTGCATATTACCGGCGGAAACCTGAATGATGCAATTAATGCCGGTGTTCGAAAAGGATATCAAGAAGGGTATTTGCGTAAATCTATCGTTGAACATCCATTCCAGCGGAACAATACTGGCGATAATACTCCGGCAATTATCCATACATTTATCGTTCCCGGAGATAAGCTAAAAATTATTGTCGTTCCTAAAGGTGGTGGATCGGAAAATATGAGCGCATTAAAAATGCTTAAACCATCTGACGGTATTGACGGAGTAAAAAATTTTGTGGTTGAAACTGTTCGAGCCGCAGGCTCGAATCCTTGTCCACCAATTATTGTTGGAGTCGGAATCGGTGGAAACTTCGAAATGTCAGCTATCCTTGCAAAAAAAGCGTTACTGCGCGAAATTGGGCAGCATAATCCTGAACCGGACATCGCCAAATTAGAATCCGAACTACTAACCCTAGTTAATCAGACCGGAGTCGGACCAGAAGGGTTAGGTGGGAGAATTACCGCGTTAGCGGTCAACGTTGAAATTCACCCTTGCCATATCGCCAGTTTGCCGGTTGCAATAAATATCCAATGCCACGCTGCCCGGCATCAAGAAATAATATTGTAA
- a CDS encoding LemA family protein yields MQFLTVISILILGLIIVWLVTIYNRFIRRKNLIAEAWSGIDVQLKRRYDLIPNLVESVKGYSQYERRLFDDIANIRSQCILAQGVKSKEQLENALTSQIRSLFAVAELYPDLKANQHFLDLQKNLSAIEDEIQLSRRYYNGTVREYNILLESFPSNLVGKLFGYKRAEFFEIETATQRETPSVKFSL; encoded by the coding sequence ATGCAATTTTTAACGGTTATTTCCATTTTGATTTTAGGATTAATTATTGTTTGGCTGGTGACCATATACAATCGGTTTATTCGTCGGAAAAATCTCATTGCGGAAGCGTGGAGTGGGATAGACGTGCAACTAAAACGTCGGTACGATTTAATTCCGAATCTGGTTGAATCGGTGAAAGGATATAGCCAATACGAACGGAGGTTGTTTGATGATATTGCGAATATCCGGAGCCAATGTATTCTTGCGCAAGGTGTAAAGTCGAAAGAACAATTGGAAAATGCGTTAACGAGCCAAATTCGGAGTTTATTTGCAGTCGCAGAATTGTATCCAGACTTGAAAGCGAATCAGCATTTTCTCGACCTCCAGAAAAATTTATCTGCTATCGAAGATGAAATCCAGTTATCCCGGCGATATTATAACGGAACAGTACGCGAGTATAATATTCTTCTCGAATCGTTTCCGAGCAATCTTGTCGGAAAACTGTTCGGATATAAGCGTGCGGAATTTTTTGAAATCGAAACCGCTACGCAACGAGAAACACCATCGGTAAAATTTTCATTATAA
- a CDS encoding DUF2207 domain-containing protein produces MINHIKRFSYLVGLIFFGYLTLSLLSQAQSDEFEKILNYASRIEVHQDRTMTVTENITVRCLGQEIKRGIYRDFPTKYRDRFNNRYVVEFNLLDIRKNGFPEPYHTESISNGIRIYIGKEDVFLTPGIYTYTITYQTNRQLGFFSDHDELYWNVTGTGWKFMIDTVTATVILPAKVRTHILETDAYTGFQGEKGKDCTVSTDPAGNPTFRTTRQLCANEGLTIVVCWKKGLIEAPSAQLKFKYFIKDNFGILFAFVGLILIVIYYLIIWGLFGKDPVKGTIIPQYYPPKGLSPAAVRYITKMGFDTKAFTATILNLAVKGYLSIEEKNGVYTLRKRNNANIELTPEEQKIVMRLFKVSDEFTFTATRHTTINELLQTLKNHLQLNYEKLYFLTNFKYFIVGLSISILIALLTAIPTALAKGGESIFLLLFMTVWLSGWTVGVIFLVVMVVTSWKNVLFGSMHRVTSLISAIFFTFFSLPFIGGEIAGIYMFSMATSGWFVLYLIILAGLNYLFYHLLKAPTRAGRQVLDKIEGFKMFLTIAEKERLNVFNPVGKTPEVFEQYLPYALALDVEQAWAEQFANVLTKSTVDGKEYSPRWYSGSIPFTAIGTTGFVSSMSNGFSNAVASSSHAPGSSSGSGGGGSSGGGGGGGGGGGW; encoded by the coding sequence GTGATTAATCATATAAAAAGATTTTCTTATCTAGTAGGTCTCATTTTTTTCGGATATCTCACCTTATCCTTGTTATCGCAAGCACAATCTGATGAATTCGAAAAAATCCTGAATTATGCTAGCCGAATTGAAGTGCATCAAGACCGCACAATGACCGTAACCGAAAATATCACTGTTCGCTGTCTAGGTCAGGAAATTAAACGTGGGATATATCGCGATTTTCCAACGAAATACCGTGATAGATTCAACAATCGCTATGTTGTCGAATTTAACCTTCTTGATATCAGAAAAAACGGTTTTCCGGAACCGTACCACACTGAGTCAATAAGCAATGGGATCCGCATCTATATCGGCAAGGAAGATGTTTTTTTAACTCCGGGAATTTATACGTATACCATAACCTATCAAACTAACCGACAGCTCGGATTTTTCTCAGACCACGACGAACTTTATTGGAATGTTACCGGCACCGGGTGGAAATTTATGATTGATACCGTTACCGCAACCGTTATTCTTCCGGCAAAGGTTCGTACACATATTCTTGAAACAGATGCATATACCGGATTTCAGGGTGAAAAAGGGAAAGATTGTACGGTATCAACCGATCCTGCTGGCAATCCAACATTCAGAACCACGCGTCAGTTATGCGCTAATGAGGGGTTAACGATTGTAGTCTGCTGGAAAAAAGGACTGATTGAAGCACCGAGCGCTCAATTAAAATTTAAATATTTTATCAAGGATAATTTTGGGATTCTCTTTGCGTTTGTTGGTCTCATTTTAATCGTAATTTACTATCTCATTATTTGGGGCTTATTCGGAAAAGACCCGGTTAAAGGAACGATTATCCCGCAATATTATCCACCAAAAGGATTGTCACCTGCGGCAGTCCGATATATCACCAAAATGGGTTTTGATACGAAAGCATTTACCGCAACTATTTTGAATTTAGCGGTTAAAGGATATCTATCGATTGAAGAAAAAAACGGTGTATATACCTTACGGAAACGGAACAATGCGAATATCGAATTGACTCCAGAAGAACAGAAAATTGTTATGCGGCTATTTAAAGTATCCGATGAGTTCACGTTTACTGCTACCCGACACACTACAATTAATGAACTATTGCAAACATTGAAAAATCATCTCCAATTAAATTATGAAAAACTGTATTTTTTAACGAATTTCAAGTATTTCATTGTCGGGTTAAGTATTTCAATACTCATTGCTTTGCTTACTGCCATCCCAACAGCGCTAGCTAAAGGTGGTGAATCAATTTTTCTCTTATTATTCATGACGGTTTGGCTCTCGGGCTGGACGGTTGGTGTAATCTTCTTGGTGGTAATGGTTGTTACCAGTTGGAAAAATGTTTTGTTCGGAAGTATGCATCGAGTAACTTCGCTAATTTCAGCAATATTTTTCACCTTTTTTTCACTTCCGTTTATTGGGGGGGAAATCGCCGGTATTTATATGTTTTCTATGGCAACGTCCGGCTGGTTCGTTCTCTATCTAATCATCTTAGCCGGATTGAATTATCTGTTTTATCATCTTTTAAAAGCGCCGACACGTGCAGGTCGGCAAGTATTAGATAAAATCGAAGGTTTCAAAATGTTCTTAACCATAGCTGAAAAAGAGCGGTTGAACGTTTTTAATCCAGTTGGGAAAACGCCAGAAGTATTTGAACAATATCTCCCGTATGCGCTAGCTCTTGATGTTGAGCAAGCATGGGCGGAACAATTTGCTAATGTGCTGACGAAATCAACCGTGGATGGAAAAGAATATTCGCCGAGGTGGTATTCCGGTTCGATTCCATTCACCGCCATCGGTACTACTGGATTCGTCTCATCAATGAGTAACGGGTTCTCAAACGCAGTTGCTTCATCGTCGCATGCACCAGGTTCGAGTTCCGGTTCCGGTGGCGGTGGTTCATCGGGTGGTGGTGGCGGCGGCGGTGGCGGTGGCGGCTGGTAA
- the mdh gene encoding malate dehydrogenase has product MRKKVSIIGAGNVGATTAMKLAEKDITDIILVDIIEGMPQGKGLDITQTGAIDGYDTKVIGTNSYADTKDSDIVIITSGVPRKPGMSRDDLLQANYNIVKPVTEQVVKFSPNAIIIMVANPLDAMAQLAYRVSGFSKNRVIGMAGILDTARFRAFIALELNVSMEDVYALVLGGHGDTMVPLARYSTVAGVPLTEILPKERLDAIIQRTRNGGAEIVKLLKTGSAYYAPATATVQMVEAIILDKKRILPCAAYLEGEYGINGLFVGVPVKLGANGIEEIIQLKLTTEEEIALKKSAAAVEELVKVMEKF; this is encoded by the coding sequence ATGCGAAAAAAAGTTAGTATTATTGGTGCTGGAAATGTTGGAGCAACCACTGCAATGAAACTAGCAGAAAAAGATATCACAGATATTATCCTCGTCGATATCATTGAAGGTATGCCCCAAGGTAAAGGATTGGATATAACACAAACGGGAGCGATTGATGGGTATGATACCAAGGTTATCGGAACCAATTCTTATGCGGATACGAAAGATTCAGATATCGTTATTATTACTTCTGGTGTACCTCGTAAACCGGGAATGTCTCGTGATGATTTACTACAAGCGAACTATAATATCGTAAAACCGGTCACGGAACAGGTGGTTAAATTTTCACCGAACGCGATTATTATTATGGTAGCGAATCCATTAGATGCAATGGCGCAATTAGCGTATCGGGTGAGTGGCTTTTCTAAAAATCGGGTTATAGGAATGGCTGGCATTCTTGATACCGCTCGATTCCGCGCGTTCATCGCTTTGGAATTAAATGTTTCCATGGAAGATGTTTATGCGCTTGTTCTTGGTGGACATGGTGATACAATGGTTCCGCTAGCTCGATATTCAACTGTTGCCGGAGTTCCGTTAACCGAAATTCTACCAAAAGAACGATTAGATGCGATCATTCAGCGTACCCGTAACGGAGGCGCTGAAATCGTTAAACTCTTAAAAACCGGGAGTGCATATTACGCCCCAGCAACCGCAACAGTCCAAATGGTTGAAGCGATTATTTTGGATAAAAAACGGATTCTACCCTGCGCAGCGTATCTGGAAGGAGAATATGGAATTAACGGATTATTTGTTGGCGTGCCGGTTAAACTCGGTGCAAACGGAATTGAAGAAATTATTCAATTAAAACTAACTACTGAAGAAGAAATTGCATTAAAGAAATCAGCTGCTGCAGTTGAAGAACTAGTTAAAGTTATGGAAAAATTTTAA